The DNA window TAGATGCGAAATACGGCAACATTGAGTACTACTAATTAATGAGAAAGTAAACTGAACGCCAATCATTAACTAACGTTGTACTTGTGTCTGAAGGGCATTCTGGTGCGCTATCAGTTTACGAGAACAAATCTatagggaaaaagaaaaaagaataaatagttGTAATTGTACTTTTGCATGCTTATATACTGGTATCTGGCAAACATGTATTATTTTCGGTCTGTAACTTGTGATCATCTGGTTAAGCACAGCCGAGGTTTCAATTCATTTCATTTAGCGAGAATCGTGTATATCTATCTTATCTTGCTTAAATATGTTCGGAATGCATCTTGTCAATGTCTGCAAGATGATTCATCGAAAATTCCAGCTAGCTTCCTCTTTGCCATCGCTGCCATCACTTCTTGGTGCTTCCTCACCTCCAGAATCACCACAATATTCAAGCTTCTGGATATCATACATGATGCAATTCTATCCGGGGTGGCCTAATCACCAAAGCCTCGGCGAATGTATATTCTCTatgtttcttgttttcttgcttgCCTTCACAACTGAGATTTGCTCCACCAGTAATGATCCCATCAGCATCAAGCAACAATGTCGACGACGACGCGACGTCAGGGGCTTGCTGCTTGACGCCGGTTTGCACGGACTGAGGATGTTCATGGCTTACTTGGTTATGATATCTGTAATTACCGGGGATTTTATGTTTCTCTTGGTTGCTCTCGCCGGCCACACTGCTGGATGCTTTTTCACCAAACTATTTGAATATCAGATTGAACAAACTATCGCGGAACCAAGATCCAAGCAAGCGAGCAAGCCTTTGGGTCACATAAACTCTGTtatgaatttttaatttttaattttttttttgtgggtcaTATCATATGCATCAAAACTTCTTACTTTTACTCGTGTTCCAAATACAATCATCGTACTCTTGTTTTTTTTGGTGTTGGGTTTGGGCTGTTGGGCATACATGCCTTGGATTAAAAGAGCAAAGGCTTTCCTCTGTTGCTTCTTGCGTTTTGACGCTGGACTTGGTATGTATATATCTCCTGATCTTGAAAACTCTTTTCTTTCTGGGCCTCTGACTACACACTTCCCCATAAACCAAGCGGCCCACCTACGCTCTGTGAATGAAtcctgtgtgtgtgtgtgtgtgtatatatatatatataaaagcaATAATATTTGTTGTTGAATGCCTTGCAACTTTGCAGATGCGACTTTAACAGTCTGCCTTGGATACCCTCAACAGTGGAATCCCAAGGGCACTATCCGCTGAAATTATTGGATCGTTTCGATGTCGATTGTTGTCCGTCATCTCCCACCAGTCCACAACGAGTCCTCCTCCCTCTGAAACACCGTGTCCACTCCACTCTCTAAACCATCATATTTGCAAGTAATATTTACAATAAAAGAAGATCTTTAATTTGGACCGATTGTGACCTCCTTCAAGCTTCAactactagtttttttttttttttttttggtgtctgTGTGTGGGTTATCATTAGCCATACGAAAGTTGATCCTCTGTACAACGCAAATCAAATCTTCCCAGAAACAACAAACCGAAGATAAAATCATAAAAACGAATTAGGAGCACAGAAGTACATGGGTCAAAATACTTCGCCCTGGCCCTGGCTTGCTGGCCACATAGTATCTTGTACGTACTGGTGGTAGTGgtagtagtagtatttttttttcactatATCCTCCCGAAGCAACGCCTGAATTGAAATGTCTCGTAGAGTCGAGACAAAAAGACGAGATATTTCATTAATACGACAAAATCCATTGTCTCCTTTTCTTGTTCTATCATCGTTTATATCCCTCATCTTGTTTCTCTTTTGTTTCTGTCTTTGAAGTTCGAATACTAAATACTACTTCTTGTATCCAGATTACTACCCAATATTTTGGCGTGCAGAGGGTGTGCTTACTCGTTCCAAGTCTATTTAATCCGTATTGTTTCCCGGCTTGTATTTCCTACGTACCCTGTCCCTCAAACTAATAAGAAAGAAATGGACCGCGGGGATATGCCGATGCCGACGCCACCAAATTCGACCATGAGCACGAATGACAATATGACGAGTATGCAGATGAGCTTCTTCTGGGGCAAAGATGTGGTTGTTCTGTTCAGGGGATGGCCTGATAACAACCTCGGTATGTACATCTTGGCCCTCTTCTTCGTATTCTTTTCTGGGATTTGCAGTTGAGGTGTTGTCGGCGTCTCCTCGGGTGCTCAAGACCACCGGAGTCTTTAGCAGCTTAAGTCAGGCGGGTGCTTACGCTATTCGTATGGCGCTGGCTTACTTGGTCATGCTCTCCGTCATGTCCTTCAACTTGGGGATCTTTATAGTGGCGGTGGCTGGTCATGGAGTTGGACATTTTCTGGTCAACTTCCGCAACCTGCTGCCGCTCAGACGAACTCCCTAACACTAGATCCCAAAGTTTGATGCCTGCACACTGCTGCTACGGCGTTACCTAGGTCCTTGTGATATCTAGCTGTTCTAGCCAAAAATGCTTGTTTGTTCCTACCCTTTCCCCTTTCTTTTgtcaagttaaaaaaaaaaaacacttaaaaaaaaagagtgttTTGCGGAACATTTTAgggaaaatggccaatttcgtccctaaatttttttttcgtgTCAATTTAATctatgtatattttttttagcCAATTTGATCCTTATACTTATTTAACGGTTCCAATTGAGGAACTCCGTGGCGGCGCCACCGTATAAATTCAATcaaatcactaattgaacaattAAGCAAGGGTATTTTGGGTAGTTCATTGTTGGAACAGTAACAAAAGAAGTAAAATCCGGCAAAAGACCCAATTAGCTTTTTATAATTGCAATAATCCGGCAAAAGACCCAATTCTATTCTAAACTTAGAATTGGGTGCTGAGATTTATGTTGGCAAGATTCCAATCGAGTTTTGAGAATATTGAGTCTTTATTGAAGAAGCTCCACTGGATTTCGGTTTCCTCTGCTATTCGGCTACTGATTATCACCACTCGAAAATCCCTTTCCACTACAAACCAGCAGagcttttcccttcttttcccaACTGTTTCGATACGTTTGAGGACCAACAGAGTTGAGTGTTTTGGGGAccgatttttatcactttttttgTTCTTCAGAGCGCCTTATACCTGATATAcacccctttttcttttatttttttggaagaATTTAAATTATCTTGGGTAGCtgatttttgtttaattatgtTGCGGGATACAAACACATTCTTGAGGATTTTCTGGGTATTGAAGGAGGTGCCGATGGTGGTGCTGGAATTGGAGGAGGTGCAGGTAGTGGTGGTGCTGCTGGAGGCGGCGTTGGAGGTGCTAATGGAGGAGCTGGAGTTGGAGGAGGTGCAGGTGGTGGTGGTGCCGCTAGAGGTGGCGCTGGAGGAGGTGTAGGTGGTGGTGCTGGGGCTGGAGCTAGTGTTGGAGGAgcaggtggtggtggtggagttGGAGGCAGTGCAGGTGGTGGTGCTGGAGGTGGCATTGGAGGAGGTGCAGGGGGTGGAGCTGGTGGAGGAGTAGGTGGTGGTGTAGGTGGTGGGGCTGGTAGAGATTGGTAGTGGAGTTGGGGGTGGAGCAAGCGGGGAAGTAGGAGGGGTCGTTGGAGGCATTAGTGGGGTGCCGGAGGTGGAGCAGGTGGAGGTGTAGGAGGAGGAGCCCGAGGAGGCGTTGGCAAAGGTGCTGGAGGTGGGGCCGGTGGCGGAAAAAGGGGTGGAGCAGATGGTGGCTTTGGGAAAGGTGGAGGTATAGGAGGTGGTGCAGGTGGTGGTTTTGGGGCTGGAGGAGGTTTTGGTGGAGGGCATGGGGGATTTGGTAAGGGTGGAGGAGTTGGCGCGGGCGGTGGATTCGGAGGCCGGACTAGTCCTAGAATTGGACGTCGCAAATTGTGATCTCTCTGACGcagttgaaaagaaacaaagcaaAACTGGGCAATTTTTAAGCAATGGGAGAGGAGTTCGGACAGCCTTTGGAGACTTTGTTAGTCAAGAATCCAAGGTTTAGAATTGGATCCTTCAAGGATTTTACTTCTTTTGTTATTGTCCCAGTGAACtacccaaaatacccttacttaattgttcaattagtgatttgATTGAATTTATACGGTGGCGCCGCCGCGGAGTTCCTCAATTAGAACCGTTAAATAAGTATAAGGAtcaaattggccaaaaaaaatatacatgGACTAAATTGACACagaaaaaaagtttagggacgaaattggccattttcccAACATTTTATTATACTCTCTTTTATTGAGCGACCGTACACTATTTTACAAGCTTCAAGTATGCAATTTAAGAAAGCTATTATCTTAGTACAAAAAATTTGTAACGTAACCAACACAAAGActcctctttttttcttaaG is part of the Coffea eugenioides isolate CCC68of chromosome 6, Ceug_1.0, whole genome shotgun sequence genome and encodes:
- the LOC113772884 gene encoding glycine-rich cell wall structural protein-like, with translation MDRGDMPMPTPPNSTMSTNDNMTSMQMSFFWGKDVVVLFRGWPDNNLVEVLSASPRVLKTTGVFSSLSQAGAYAIRMALAYLVMLSVMSFNLGIFIVAVAGGADGGAGIGGGAGSGGAAGGGVGGANGGAGVGGGAGGGGAARGGAGGGVGGGAGAGASVGGAGGGGGVGGSAGGGAGGGIGGGAGGGAGGGVGGGVGGGAGGGVGGGARGGVGKGAGGGAGGGKRGGADGGFGKGGGIGGGAGGGFGAGGGFGGGHGGFGKGGGVGAGGGFGGRTSPRIGRRKL